Proteins from a genomic interval of Euleptes europaea isolate rEulEur1 chromosome 18, rEulEur1.hap1, whole genome shotgun sequence:
- the ZBTB4 gene encoding zinc finger and BTB domain-containing protein 4 translates to MEVTDVGHASSLLVQLNEQRLSGQFCDVTIIAEDKKFKAHKNVLAASSPYFKEVLLEESACRQPSQILELPDIQAEVFSDILNFIYNSHLSVPSPAAAKEIGAVGRRLGISRLENLDDPLADAKMDDSGIVSSVPCGSPIDLTCPSRSAEPSSPLCFQDLAKVPSPVRDSHPDTETETAKILYNLSSAATVPPAPPPDLAFVLKGNVAWDHNNPSGKPSVATTDTETSQAPASSSSSPSGASYPASSTFCCGSCSRSFTTASALSLHVKLHRTRRSLSCRHCGKSFIHIKRLQTHEVLCKGVEKTEEPATVVETLPNPGLPSKPTAAPTSSKKGILFRHRSLPRLDYISDQDHFVKVVDGHIIYFCTVCERSYMTLSSLKRHSNVHSWRRKYPCRYCDKVFALAEYRTKHEVWHTGERRYQCIFCWETFVTYYNLKTHQKAFHGINPGLICSEKTPNGGYKPKLNALKLYRLLPMRSQKRPYKTYSQGLMPDNLLLPSQPIPMALGDGDSLDGNLVSSLGANNVSSVFTTNSSSLELPEAERFPRQETVGALETSAFPAVAEKAPQDTRPGPRGAEVPTVIAYGRPASSVIVHSTSVLAQAASSVITYKSKSSDALPDTGPPPAQPPPPPPSTVVAKPIKKQVLKEYIQSQKAAEQALDESGSDHGHRARPPRVGRTMTYMAKPAYVGTASESRPAPLCQITVRIGEEAIVKRRISETDLMLDKSGRVGGKRFDFGGEKQPALPALPPHGRHADRGYANESGEEESDRGDAEDQLWRPYYSYKPKRKACSTGSGGNAVPKVKKSRWRRKLRSLRWMKRTEKAEEEEEDEEKVSVGTSDPASAEVSAGLGGASESEGMDPPLKAGSGRGSDWKHECGVCGKLFSALKKLRKHERVHGRLGKDDQSLTPLLATPHRVGRKPLVKFTCTHCSKVCKTAAALSRHMKRHEGEQPEGTPLPALTTVIAYSKKTPDMPPAVSSPVVKEETTQEMQVSSSSGEAPMSQHELPEEGPVAMDTQPSNGCLLAPLLEEEMTAPLLGESKPPFREEVLVPPPPLEAATSLADLPPPLSRSLQDPVISHTGLVRKQALAPQEIEEDRYPVQEYPLPLLVPGSCRTRKDLEDKASFLTYPSAIQFNAVGKAGSSETDGKVSFYPDPYPLMYGPQLLAAYPYNFTLPVALNMVVPDEKGQPLPFLPSVFSYAMNPCRSEAHEGGAPGANGGMAVGASAAREGRGEPAASERLKKGHLL, encoded by the coding sequence ATGGAGGTCACAGACGTCGGCCACGCCAGTTCCCTCCTGGTCCAGCTGAACGAGCAGCGTCTGAGCGGCCAGTTCTGCGACGTCACCATCATTGCCGAAGACAAAAAGTTCAAGGCCCACAAGAACGTCCTCGCCGCCTCCAGCCCGTACTTTAAGGAAGTGCTTCTGGAGGAGTCGGCCTGCCGCCAGCCGAGCCAGATCCTGGAGCTTCCAGACATTCAGGCCGAGGTCTTCTCCGATATCCTCAACTTCATCTACAACTCCCACCTCTCTGTGCCCAGCCCGGCAGCTGCCAAGGAGATCGGGGCCGTGGGGCGACGCTTGGGCATTTCCCGCTTGGAGAACCTGGACGACCCCTTGGCTGATGCCAAGATGGACGACTCCGGCATCGTTTCCTCCGTGCCCTGCGGCTCACCTATTGACCTCACCTGCCCTTCCCGCTCAGCTGAGCCCTCCAGCCCTCTCTGCTTCCAGGATTTGGCCAAAGTGCCCAGCCCTGTGCGGGACTCTCACCCTGACACCGAAACCGAGACGGCGAAAATCCTCTACAACCTCAGCTCAGCAGCCACGGTGCCGCCGGCGCCACCACCTGACCTGGCTTTTGTGCTGAAGGGAAATGTTGCTTGGGACCATAACAATCCTTCTGGAAAGCCCTCCGTGGCCACCACCGATACCGAGACATCCCAAGCGCCGGCCTCCTCTTCCTCGTCCCCATCAGGCGCTTCCTACCCAGCGAGCAGCACCTTCTGTTGCGGAAGCTGCAGCCGCTCCTTCACCACGGCATCCGCGCTCAGCCTTCACGTGAAGCTCCACCGGACGCGGCGTTCCTTGTCTTGCCGTCACTGTGGGAAGAGTTTTATCCACATCAAAAGGCTGCAGACGCACGAGGTCTTGTGCAAGGGAGTGGAGAAGACGGAGGAGCCTGCCACTGTGGTCGAGACGCTGCCCAACCCAGGGCTCCCTTCCAAGCCAACGGCAGCACCAACATCTTCCAAGAAGGGCATTCTGTTCCGTCACCGGAGCCTGCCACGGCTGGACTATATCTCTGACCAAGACCACTTTGTCAAAGTGGTGGATGGCCACATCATCTATTTTTGCACCGTCTGCGAGCGGTCCTATATGACCCTATCAAGCCTCAAACGCCACTCCAATGTCCACTCCTGGCGGCGAAAATACCCATGCCGCTACTGCGACAAAGTCTTTGCTTTGGCGGAATACCGCACGAAGCATGAGGTCTGGCACACAGGGGAGAGACGCTACCAGTGCATCTTCTGCTGGGAAACCTTTGTCACCTACTACAACTTGAAGACCCATCAGAAGGCCTTCCACGGGATCAACCCTGGTCTCATCTGTTCTGAGAAAACCCCCAACGGAGGCTATAAGCCTAAACTCAACGCTCTCAAGCTCTACCGGCTCTTGCCCATGCGTTCCCAGAAGAGGCCCTACAAGACCTACAGCCAGGGCCTGATGCCAGATAACCTCTTGCTGCCCTCTCAGCCCATTCCTATGGCGTTAGGTGATGGGGACTCCTTGGATGGAAATTTGGTCTCCTCGTTGGGTGCCAATAACGTCTCTTCCGTCTTCACCACCAACAGCAGTTCGTTAGAGTTGCCTGAAGCAGAACGCTTTCCACGACAGGAAACCGTgggtgctctggagacgtccgcGTTCCCTGCTGTGGCCGAAAAGGCACCACAGGATACGCGGCCAGGACCGCGGGGCGCAGAAGTACCCACGGTCATTGCCTACGGCCGCCCGGCCTCTTCCGTAATCGTCCACAGCACTTCGGTGCTGGCACAGGCCGCCTCGTCTGTGATTACGTATAAGAGCAAATCTTCAGACGCTCTGCCAGATACGGGACCCCCTCCGGCACAACCGCCACCCCCACCGCCTTCCACTGTTGTGGCAAAGCCCATCAAGAAACAAGTACTGAAAGAGTACATCCAGTCACAGAAGGCAGCAGAACAGGCCTTAGACGAGAGTGGGAGTGACCACGGGCACAGGGCAAGGCCTCCCCGTGTTGGGCGTACCATGACGTACATGGCTAAGCCCGCGTATGTGGGCACTGCCTCGGAAAGCCGACCCGCCCCGCTCTGCCAGATCACTGTGCGCATTGGTGAGGAAGCCATAGTCAAGCGGCGCATCTCTGAAACAGACCTCATGCTGGACAAAAGCGGCCGTGTGGGGGGTAAGCGCTTTGATTTTGGCGGGGAGAAGCAGCCGGCACTGCCAGCGCTGCCCCCCCATGGCAGGCACGCCGATAGGGGCTACGCCAACGAGAGCGGGGAGGAGGAGAGTGACCGAGGAGATGCAGAAGACCAGCTTTGGAGGCCGTACTACAGCTACAAGCCCAAACGCAAGGCGTGCAGCACGGGCAGCGGTGGCAACGCCGTTCCCAAGGTGAAGAAGTCCCGGTGGCGCCGCAAACTCCGCTCGCTGCGCTGGATGAAACGGACAGAGAAAgccgaggaggaagaagaggatgagGAGAAGGTCAGTGTGGGGACCAGCGACCCAGCATCCGCCGAGGTGTCCGCTGGCCTCGGAGGTGCCTCTGAAAGTGAGGGGATGGACCCCCCTCTGAAAGCAGGCAGCGGGCGGGGATCAGATTGGAAGCATGAATGTGGCGTTTGCGGCAAGCTGTTCTCAGCGCTGAAGAAGCTGAGGAAGCACGAGCGAGTGCACGGCCGCCTTGGCAAAGACGACCAGTCTCTGACGCCGCTGCTGGCGACCCCTCACCGCGTAGGCCGGAAGCCTTTGGTGAAGTTCACCTGCACCCACTGCTCCAAGGTCTGCAAGACGGCGGCGGCGCTGAGCCGCCACATGAAACGGCACGAGGGTGAGCAGCCAGAGGGCACCCCCTTGCCAGCCCTCACCACTGTCATCGCCTACTCCAAGAAGACCCCCGACATGCCCCCAGCAGTGTCGTCGCCAGTGGTGAAGGAGGAGACCACGCAAGAAATGCAAGTGTCGTCTTCCAGCGGCGAGGCTCCCATGTCTCAGCATGAGCTTCCGGAAGAAGGACCCGTAGCAATGGATACACAGCCTTCCAACGGCTGTTTGCTGGCACCGCTGCTGGAGGAGGAGATGACTGCCCCACTGCTGGGAGAAAGCAAACCCCCCTTTAGAGAAGAGGTGCTCGTCCCTCCACCACCTTTGGAGGCTGCCACCAGCCTCGCCGATTTGCCACCGCCTTTGTCCCGCTCCCTCCAAGACCCCGTCATCTCACATACGGGTCTGGTCCGGAAACAGGCTCTGGCGCCACAGGAGATAGAGGAGGATCGGTATCCGGTGCAAGAGTACCCCTTGCCGCTCTTGGTGCCGGGCAGCTGTCGGACCAGGAAGGATCTGGAGGACAAGGCCTCCTTCCTCACTTATCCCAGCGCCATTCAGTTCAACGCTGTGGGCAAAGCCGGCAGCAGTGAGACGGACGGCAAGGTGAGCTTCTACCCCGACCCGTACCCCCTGATGTATGGCCCCCAGCTCCTGGCCGCCTACCCGTACAACTTCACCTTGCCGGTGGCTCTGAACATGGTCGTCCCGGATGAGAAGGGGCAACcgctccccttcctccccagcgTCTTCAGCTACGCGATGAATCCGTGCCGGAGCGAGGCCCACGAGGGGGGCGCCCCCGGAGCAAACGGGGGCATGGCGGTGGGGGCCAGTGCCGCTCGGGAGGGCAGAGGAGAGCCGGCGGCTTCTGAGCGGCTTAAGAAAGGCCACCTTCTGTGA